One region of Pseudomonas sp. B21-040 genomic DNA includes:
- the rsmI gene encoding 16S rRNA (cytidine(1402)-2'-O)-methyltransferase, translating to MSPFTDHEVCALTAPGALNSAAGSLYVVATPIGNLDDISARALKILREVALIAAEDTRHSQRLMQHFGISTPLAACHEHNERDEGSRFITRLLAGDDVALISDAGTPLISDPGYHLVRQARAAGINVVPVPGACALIAALSAAGLPSDRFIFEGFLPAKAVGRRARLELVKEEPRTLIFYEAPHRILECLQDMELVFGGERPALLAREITKTFETLKGLPLAELREFVESDSNQQRGECVVLVAGWTVPETEGAVSSEAMRILNLLLEEMPLKRAAALAAQITGERKNVLYQIALDQQKGE from the coding sequence ATGTCGCCTTTTACCGATCATGAGGTGTGCGCTTTGACTGCTCCAGGTGCTTTGAATTCCGCTGCTGGCTCGCTTTATGTGGTGGCGACGCCCATCGGCAACCTGGACGACATCAGTGCACGCGCGCTGAAGATCCTGCGCGAGGTCGCGCTGATTGCTGCCGAAGATACGCGCCACTCCCAGCGGTTGATGCAGCATTTCGGCATCTCCACGCCGCTGGCGGCCTGCCACGAACACAATGAGCGAGATGAAGGTAGCCGTTTTATTACGCGTCTGCTGGCCGGCGATGATGTGGCGCTGATTTCGGATGCCGGCACACCGCTGATTTCCGATCCCGGCTATCACTTGGTGCGCCAGGCTCGTGCTGCGGGGATCAATGTGGTGCCGGTCCCGGGAGCGTGCGCGTTGATCGCGGCGTTATCGGCGGCGGGTCTGCCGTCCGACCGTTTTATCTTTGAAGGCTTCCTGCCGGCCAAGGCTGTCGGTCGCCGCGCTCGGCTGGAGCTGGTTAAGGAAGAGCCGCGTACGCTGATTTTCTACGAGGCGCCGCACCGCATCCTTGAATGCCTGCAGGACATGGAATTGGTGTTCGGTGGCGAGCGTCCGGCATTGCTTGCTCGTGAAATCACCAAAACCTTTGAAACCCTTAAAGGTTTGCCATTGGCCGAGTTGCGCGAATTCGTTGAGTCGGACAGCAATCAGCAGCGTGGTGAGTGCGTGGTGCTGGTCGCCGGCTGGACCGTACCCGAGACGGAAGGCGCTGTCAGCAGCGAAGCCATGCGCATCCTCAATCTGCTGCTGGAAGAGATGCCACTCAAGCGTGCCGCGGCATTGGCGGCGCAAATCACCGGCGAGCGC
- a CDS encoding penicillin-binding protein activator yields the protein MIACLRLFTALCLAALLAACASSPSSSLGELPRTPDASIEQLLDQANQSKDPEKAALLRLSAADQAYRQGNAGQSAQILQQVPVEQLKPGPQVFASTLAAELAMVRNQPKAALTALSHPSLQYLGELPAEQQVRTGTVHARALEADGQTLAAARERIFIAPMLSGEAASKNHEAIWTLIASLPTDQLQPNTSDDLGGWMGLALAVKTAGTLEQQQAAIDNWRAQNPKHPAAVHLPLALTNLKQLASQPLNKIGLLLPQDGPLASVGKALREGFMAAHYQAQQSGQKPPAIEFYDSSKLTSMDEFYRKAQADGVQLVIGPLEKPLVKQLSARPQLPITTLALNYSEGEQGPAQLFQFGLAAEDEAREVSRRARADGLHRAAIMVPKGEWGDRVLRAFSQDWQANGGSIVATERVDQPVQLAQQIADMFQLRQSEGRAKSLQSTVGGQVAAQPSRRQDIEFIFLAATPQQAQQIKPTLNFQYAGDVPVYATSHVFSASGDVNQYNDMNGIRFCETPWLLDANDPLRKQVTAQWPQAAGSLGRLYAMGVDAYRLAPRLGQLKALPDSRIAGESGSLGMTANQRVVRQLPWAQFVNGQVQRLPDTPN from the coding sequence ATGATCGCTTGCCTGCGGCTGTTCACTGCCCTCTGCCTCGCTGCCTTGCTGGCGGCCTGCGCCAGCTCGCCCTCCTCCAGCCTTGGCGAACTTCCACGGACCCCGGATGCCAGCATCGAGCAACTGCTCGATCAGGCCAACCAAAGCAAGGACCCGGAAAAAGCCGCCCTGCTACGCCTGAGCGCTGCTGACCAGGCCTACCGTCAGGGGAATGCCGGTCAATCCGCGCAAATCCTGCAACAGGTCCCGGTCGAGCAACTCAAGCCAGGCCCACAAGTTTTCGCCAGTACCCTGGCGGCAGAACTGGCGATGGTGCGCAATCAGCCCAAAGCAGCGCTGACTGCCTTGAGCCATCCGAGCCTGCAATACCTGGGAGAGCTGCCAGCCGAACAGCAAGTTCGCACTGGCACTGTTCACGCCCGCGCCCTTGAAGCGGATGGCCAGACCCTGGCTGCCGCACGGGAGCGTATTTTCATCGCGCCGATGCTGAGTGGTGAAGCGGCCAGCAAAAACCACGAAGCGATCTGGACCCTGATTGCCTCCCTGCCTACCGACCAATTGCAGCCAAACACCTCCGACGACCTCGGCGGCTGGATGGGCCTGGCATTGGCTGTGAAAACAGCCGGGACGCTGGAGCAACAGCAAGCCGCAATCGATAACTGGCGCGCCCAGAACCCGAAACACCCGGCCGCCGTACATCTGCCGCTGGCACTGACCAACCTCAAGCAACTGGCCAGCCAACCGCTGAACAAGATCGGCCTGCTGCTGCCACAAGACGGTCCGCTGGCATCGGTCGGCAAAGCGTTGCGTGAAGGCTTCATGGCGGCTCACTACCAGGCCCAACAATCCGGGCAGAAGCCACCGGCCATCGAGTTTTATGACAGCTCGAAGCTGACGTCGATGGACGAGTTCTACCGCAAGGCCCAGGCCGATGGCGTGCAACTGGTGATCGGCCCGCTGGAAAAACCACTGGTTAAACAACTCAGCGCTCGCCCGCAATTGCCGATTACCACCCTGGCACTCAATTACAGCGAAGGTGAACAAGGCCCGGCCCAACTGTTCCAGTTTGGTCTGGCTGCTGAAGACGAAGCCCGTGAAGTGTCTCGCCGTGCTCGCGCCGACGGCTTGCATCGCGCCGCCATCATGGTGCCGAAAGGTGAATGGGGCGACCGTGTACTGCGCGCCTTCAGCCAGGACTGGCAAGCCAACGGCGGCAGCATCGTCGCCACCGAGCGCGTAGACCAACCGGTTCAACTGGCCCAGCAAATCGCTGACATGTTCCAGCTGCGCCAGAGCGAAGGCCGCGCCAAAAGCCTGCAAAGCACTGTCGGCGGGCAGGTAGCGGCCCAGCCTTCGCGTCGTCAGGACATCGAGTTCATCTTCCTGGCCGCCACACCGCAACAGGCCCAGCAGATCAAACCGACCCTGAACTTCCAGTACGCCGGCGACGTCCCTGTCTACGCCACGTCCCACGTGTTCAGCGCCAGCGGCGACGTGAATCAGTACAACGACATGAACGGCATCCGCTTCTGCGAAACCCCGTGGTTGCTGGACGCCAACGATCCCCTGCGCAAACAGGTCACGGCTCAATGGCCACAAGCGGCAGGCAGCCTCGGCCGCCTGTACGCCATGGGCGTTGATGCTTACCGTCTGGCACCACGCCTGGGGCAACTCAAGGCCTTGCCGGACAGCCGCATCGCGGGTGAGTCGGGCAGCCTGGGGATGACTGCGAACCAACGCGTCGTACGCCAGTTGCCATGGGCCCAGTTCGTCAACGGCCAGGTTCAACGCCTGCCGGATACCCCGAACTGA
- a CDS encoding YraN family protein: MPDRSRQQSGKDAERHALEHLQQQGLRLLAQNWLCKRGELDLVMLDGDTVVFVEVRYRKNTQWGGALDSIDERKRQKLIFAAQYFLQRESRWANSPCRFDVIAIDSNVDQLNWLQNAFDS, translated from the coding sequence ATGCCCGACAGGTCACGCCAGCAAAGCGGTAAAGATGCCGAGCGCCATGCGCTCGAGCATCTGCAACAACAAGGTCTGCGCCTGTTGGCGCAGAACTGGTTGTGTAAACGTGGCGAGCTTGATCTGGTCATGCTTGATGGCGATACAGTAGTATTCGTTGAAGTCCGCTACAGAAAAAACACCCAGTGGGGTGGCGCGCTCGATAGCATCGATGAGCGCAAACGGCAGAAACTGATTTTCGCCGCACAGTATTTTCTTCAGCGCGAGTCGCGTTGGGCCAATTCCCCTTGCCGCTTCGACGTGATTGCCATCGACAGCAACGTTGATCAGTTGAACTGGCTGCAGAATGCCTTCGACAGCTGA
- a CDS encoding phosphoheptose isomerase, producing MDMQSRIRQLFQASIDTKQMAMDVLAPHIEQASQVMVNALLNEGKMLSCGNGGSAGDAQHFSSELLNRFERERPSLPAIALTTDSSTITSIANDYSYNEIFSKQIRALGQPGDVLLAISTSGNSANIIQAIQAAHDREMIVVALTGRDGGGMASLLLHEDVEIRVPANVTARIQEVHLLAIHCLCDLIDSQLFGSEE from the coding sequence ATGGACATGCAATCCCGAATTCGCCAGCTTTTTCAGGCCAGTATCGACACCAAGCAAATGGCGATGGACGTACTTGCACCGCACATCGAGCAAGCCAGCCAAGTGATGGTCAACGCCCTGCTCAATGAGGGCAAAATGCTTTCCTGCGGCAACGGCGGTTCCGCCGGCGATGCCCAGCACTTTTCCTCGGAGCTGCTCAACCGCTTCGAGCGTGAACGCCCGAGCCTGCCAGCCATCGCGCTGACTACCGACAGCTCGACAATCACCTCGATTGCCAACGACTACAGCTACAACGAAATCTTCTCCAAACAGATCCGCGCCCTGGGCCAGCCGGGCGACGTATTACTCGCGATTTCCACCAGCGGCAACTCGGCAAACATAATTCAGGCAATCCAGGCCGCACATGATCGCGAAATGATTGTCGTAGCATTGACCGGTCGCGATGGCGGTGGCATGGCGTCACTGCTATTGCACGAAGACGTCGAGATTCGCGTACCGGCCAATGTCACCGCACGCATTCAGGAAGTTCACCTGCTGGCGATCCATTGCCTTTGCGATTTGATCGACAGCCAATTGTTCGGGAGTGAAGAATGA
- a CDS encoding BON domain-containing protein, producing the protein MTPNRLGLLALTLCLGISGCTSVVNASREAPIEDDRGTRTFGSKIDDSLIDTKVGVNVAKADPALDKDSHIVVTSFNGVVLLAGQTPREDLKVKAEQAAAAVQRVKTVHNELQILPPSSLLARQNDAWLTTKIKAQMLTDANIPGSRIKVVTENGIVYLLGLLTKQEAAQATNLVQGVSGVQKIVKLFEYID; encoded by the coding sequence ATGACCCCTAATCGCCTAGGCCTATTGGCCTTGACCCTGTGCCTCGGCATCAGCGGCTGCACCTCGGTGGTTAATGCCAGCCGTGAAGCGCCGATTGAGGATGACCGTGGCACACGCACCTTCGGCAGCAAAATCGACGACTCCCTGATCGATACCAAAGTCGGTGTAAACGTCGCCAAGGCCGACCCGGCCCTGGACAAGGACTCACACATTGTCGTCACCAGCTTCAACGGCGTGGTGCTACTCGCCGGGCAGACACCTCGCGAAGACCTCAAGGTCAAAGCCGAACAGGCCGCTGCCGCTGTTCAACGGGTAAAAACCGTCCACAACGAATTGCAGATTCTGCCGCCCTCCTCTTTGCTGGCCCGCCAGAACGACGCGTGGCTGACCACCAAGATCAAGGCCCAGATGCTCACCGATGCCAACATCCCCGGCTCGCGGATCAAGGTTGTAACCGAAAACGGCATCGTCTACCTGTTGGGCCTGCTGACCAAACAGGAAGCCGCTCAGGCGACCAACCTGGTACAAGGCGTTTCCGGTGTACAGAAGATCGTGAAGCTGTTTGAGTACATCGACTGA
- a CDS encoding ClpXP protease specificity-enhancing factor, producing MNSSRPYLVRALYEWIVDNDCTPHMLVNSEYPSVQVPQGFASDGQIVLNVSPQAVRHLHMDNEAVSFEGRFGGVPHTLYVPIASILGIYARENGQGMVFDLESPMEDEEEIEPDDDLPPPDSEPPRPSGRPSLKVVK from the coding sequence ATGAACTCCAGTCGACCTTATCTGGTCCGCGCGCTCTACGAGTGGATTGTGGACAACGATTGCACCCCGCACATGCTGGTCAATTCCGAATATCCATCGGTGCAGGTGCCTCAGGGTTTTGCCAGTGACGGACAGATTGTCCTGAACGTGTCGCCACAAGCTGTGCGTCACCTGCACATGGATAACGAGGCGGTCAGTTTTGAAGGGCGTTTCGGCGGTGTGCCGCACACCTTGTACGTGCCTATCGCATCGATTCTGGGTATTTACGCCCGGGAGAATGGCCAGGGCATGGTGTTCGATCTGGAATCGCCTATGGAAGACGAGGAAGAGATCGAGCCGGATGATGATCTTCCGCCACCCGACAGCGAGCCGCCGCGTCCCAGTGGTCGACCCAGTTTGAAAGTGGTGAAGTAA
- a CDS encoding glutathione S-transferase N-terminal domain-containing protein: MGVTNRLACYSDPADHYSHRVRIVLAEKGVSAEIIYVEAGRQPPKLIEVNPYGSLPTLVDRDLALWESTVVMEYLDERYPHPPLLPVYPVARANSRLLIHRIQRDWCGLVDLILDSKTKEAARVVARKELRESLTGVSPLFADKPFFLSEEQSLVDCCLLPILWRLPILGIELPRPAKPLLDYMERSFAREAFQASLSGVERDMR; this comes from the coding sequence ATGGGCGTGACCAATCGGTTGGCCTGTTACTCCGACCCCGCCGACCACTATTCCCACCGAGTGCGTATCGTACTTGCAGAGAAGGGTGTCAGCGCCGAGATCATTTACGTGGAAGCTGGTCGTCAGCCGCCTAAACTGATTGAGGTGAACCCTTACGGAAGCCTGCCCACCCTGGTCGATCGTGACCTGGCGTTGTGGGAGTCGACCGTGGTGATGGAATATCTGGATGAGCGTTACCCGCACCCGCCCTTGCTGCCGGTTTATCCTGTGGCGCGTGCAAACAGCCGTTTGCTGATTCATCGTATTCAGCGCGACTGGTGTGGCTTGGTGGATCTGATTCTGGATTCAAAGACCAAGGAAGCCGCCCGCGTTGTCGCTCGTAAAGAGTTGCGCGAAAGCCTGACGGGTGTGTCGCCGTTGTTCGCCGACAAGCCATTTTTCCTCAGCGAGGAACAAAGTCTGGTGGATTGCTGCCTATTGCCAATACTCTGGCGATTGCCAATTTTGGGTATTGAACTGCCGCGGCCTGCCAAGCCGCTGCTTGATTACATGGAGCGCTCGTTTGCGCGTGAGGCTTTCCAGGCAAGTCTGTCTGGTGTCGAACGCGATATGCGCTAA
- a CDS encoding cytochrome c1, with protein sequence MKKLFFALIFAALPVLSFAAEHGGPELEKVDIDVSDKAALQDGARTFANYCMGCHSAKFQRYERVADDLGIPHDLMLSNLVFTGAKIGDHMSIGMQPADAKAWFGAAPPDLTLVARVRGTDWLYGYLKSFYEDPSRPWGVNNKVFPNVGMPNVLAGLQGRQVVGCKQVQIVEDGKKQFDPLTGTALTHEACDQLTIVPKSGALTQEQFDEKVKNLVTFLAYSANPVKLQHQRIGTYVLLYLAFFFVFAYLLKREYWKDVH encoded by the coding sequence ATGAAAAAGTTATTTTTTGCACTGATTTTTGCTGCTCTGCCTGTCCTGTCCTTCGCGGCCGAACACGGTGGTCCCGAGCTGGAAAAGGTCGATATCGACGTTTCTGACAAGGCTGCCCTGCAGGATGGCGCGCGTACCTTTGCCAACTATTGCATGGGTTGCCACAGCGCCAAGTTCCAGCGTTACGAACGTGTCGCCGATGACTTGGGCATTCCCCATGATCTGATGCTCTCGAACCTGGTGTTCACGGGCGCCAAGATTGGCGACCACATGAGCATCGGCATGCAGCCGGCAGACGCCAAGGCCTGGTTCGGTGCGGCTCCGCCCGACCTGACGCTGGTGGCTCGTGTTCGTGGTACTGACTGGCTCTACGGCTACCTGAAGTCGTTCTACGAAGATCCGTCGCGTCCATGGGGCGTGAACAACAAGGTCTTCCCGAACGTGGGTATGCCTAACGTCCTGGCGGGTCTGCAAGGCCGTCAGGTCGTGGGTTGCAAGCAGGTTCAGATCGTCGAAGACGGCAAGAAGCAATTTGATCCTCTGACCGGTACGGCGCTGACCCATGAAGCGTGCGATCAGTTGACCATCGTGCCGAAAAGCGGTGCTTTGACCCAAGAGCAGTTCGATGAGAAGGTCAAGAATCTGGTAACCTTCCTGGCTTACTCGGCTAACCCGGTTAAGCTGCAACATCAGCGCATAGGTACATACGTTTTGCTGTACCTGGCATTCTTCTTCGTATTCGCTTATTTGCTCAAGCGCGAATACTGGAAAGATGTGCACTGA
- a CDS encoding cytochrome bc complex cytochrome b subunit, with translation MSKFMDWVDARFPATKMWEDHLSKYYAPKNFNFFYFFGSLALLVLVNQIVTGVWLTMSYTPSAEEAFASVEYIMRDVEYGSILRLLHSTGASAFFIVVYLHMFRGLLYGSYQKPRELVWVFGMLIYLALMAEAFMGYLLPWGQMSYWGAQVIISLFGAIPVIGNDLTQWIRGDYLISGITLNRFFALHVVALPIVILGLVVLHVLALHEVGSNNPDGVDIKKYKDENGVPLDGIAFHPYYTVKDIVGVVVFLFIFCSIVFFFPEMGGYFLEKPNFEVANAFKTPEHIAPVWYFTPFYAILRAIPDKLLGVIAMGAAIAVLFVLPWLDRSPVKSMRYKGWLSKIWLWVFCISFVILGVLGVLAPTPERTLLSQVCTFLYFAYFILMPFYTRLEKTKPVPERVTG, from the coding sequence ATGAGCAAGTTCATGGATTGGGTTGATGCGCGCTTTCCCGCGACCAAAATGTGGGAAGACCATCTCAGCAAGTACTACGCCCCGAAGAACTTCAACTTCTTCTATTTCTTTGGTTCCCTGGCGCTGCTCGTTCTGGTCAACCAGATCGTCACCGGTGTCTGGCTGACCATGAGCTACACCCCGTCGGCGGAAGAGGCGTTTGCGTCCGTCGAATACATCATGCGCGACGTCGAGTACGGCTCGATCCTGCGTCTGCTGCACTCCACTGGCGCTTCGGCGTTCTTCATCGTGGTCTATCTGCACATGTTCCGTGGCTTGCTCTACGGTTCGTACCAGAAGCCGCGTGAGCTGGTGTGGGTGTTCGGCATGCTGATCTACCTGGCGCTGATGGCTGAAGCCTTCATGGGTTACCTGCTGCCGTGGGGCCAGATGTCCTACTGGGGTGCCCAGGTGATCATCTCGCTGTTCGGTGCGATCCCGGTCATCGGTAACGACCTGACCCAGTGGATCCGTGGTGACTACCTGATTTCCGGGATTACCCTGAACCGCTTCTTCGCCTTGCACGTTGTTGCCCTGCCAATCGTGATTCTCGGTCTGGTGGTGCTGCACGTTCTGGCGTTGCACGAAGTCGGCTCGAACAACCCGGACGGCGTGGACATCAAGAAGTACAAAGACGAAAACGGCGTACCGCTGGACGGCATTGCCTTCCACCCGTACTACACCGTGAAAGATATCGTCGGCGTGGTGGTGTTCCTGTTCATCTTCTGCTCGATCGTGTTCTTCTTCCCGGAAATGGGTGGCTACTTCCTCGAGAAGCCAAACTTCGAAGTGGCGAACGCCTTCAAGACCCCAGAGCACATTGCTCCGGTCTGGTACTTCACGCCGTTCTACGCGATTCTGCGGGCGATTCCGGACAAGCTCCTGGGCGTTATCGCCATGGGCGCCGCCATTGCTGTGCTGTTCGTCCTGCCGTGGCTGGACCGTAGCCCGGTCAAGTCGATGCGCTACAAAGGCTGGCTGAGCAAGATCTGGCTGTGGGTGTTCTGCATTTCGTTCGTGATCCTGGGCGTGCTGGGCGTGTTGGCGCCAACTCCAGAGCGGACGTTGCTGTCGCAGGTGTGCACCTTCCTGTACTTCGCCTACTTCATTCTGATGCCGTTCTACACCAGGCTCGAGAAGACCAAACCGGTTCCGGAAAGGGTGACTGGCTGA
- the petA gene encoding ubiquinol-cytochrome c reductase iron-sulfur subunit, which yields MSNDGVNAGRRRFLVAATSVVGAAGAVGAAVPFVGSWFPSAKAKAAGAPVKVNVSKIEPGQQMIAEWRGQPVFIVRRTEEILGNLKKIEGQLSDPDSKNSTQPTYVDPELRSIKPEILLLIGICTHLGCSPTFRPEVAPADLGKDWVGGYFCPCHGSHYDLAGRVYKSQPAPLNLPVPPHSYETNDIIVIGVDTEKA from the coding sequence ATGAGCAATGACGGCGTGAATGCAGGCCGGCGTCGCTTCTTGGTAGCAGCCACATCCGTGGTGGGTGCTGCAGGAGCGGTGGGGGCTGCGGTCCCGTTCGTGGGGTCATGGTTTCCCAGTGCCAAGGCGAAAGCCGCAGGTGCACCGGTGAAAGTGAATGTCAGCAAAATCGAGCCAGGCCAGCAGATGATTGCTGAGTGGCGCGGCCAGCCGGTTTTCATTGTCCGCCGTACCGAGGAAATCCTGGGGAACCTGAAAAAGATCGAGGGCCAGCTCTCCGATCCGGATTCCAAGAACTCCACGCAACCTACATATGTTGATCCGGAGCTGCGTTCGATCAAGCCAGAGATTCTGCTGCTGATCGGTATTTGCACGCACCTGGGTTGCTCTCCGACCTTCCGTCCCGAAGTGGCACCCGCTGATCTGGGCAAGGACTGGGTAGGTGGCTATTTCTGCCCTTGCCACGGTTCCCATTACGATCTGGCTGGCCGCGTCTACAAGTCGCAACCTGCGCCTTTGAACCTGCCAGTTCCCCCGCATTCCTATGAGACCAATGACATCATTGTCATTGGCGTCGATACGGAGAAAGCGTGA
- the rpsI gene encoding 30S ribosomal protein S9 yields the protein MSATQNYGTGRRKTATARVFLRPGTGNISINNRSLDNFFGRETARMVVRQPLELTETVEKFDIYVTVIGGGVSGQAGAIRHGITRALMQYDETLRGALRKAGFVTRDAREVERKKVGLRKARKRPQYSKR from the coding sequence ATGTCGGCGACTCAAAATTACGGCACTGGCCGTCGCAAGACCGCAACCGCACGCGTTTTCCTGCGTCCGGGTACTGGTAACATCTCCATCAACAACCGTTCGCTGGATAATTTCTTCGGCCGCGAAACTGCCCGCATGGTAGTTCGTCAGCCGCTGGAATTGACTGAGACTGTCGAGAAGTTCGACATCTACGTCACCGTGATCGGCGGTGGTGTAAGTGGTCAAGCTGGCGCAATCCGCCACGGTATCACTCGCGCTCTGATGCAGTACGACGAAACCCTGCGTGGCGCTCTGCGCAAAGCTGGCTTCGTTACTCGCGATGCTCGTGAAGTTGAACGTAAGAAAGTCGGTCTGCGTAAAGCGCGTAAGCGTCCGCAGTACTCGAAGCGTTAA
- the rplM gene encoding 50S ribosomal protein L13: MKTFTAKPETVQRDWFVVDAAGQTLGRLATEIASRLRGKHKAEYTPHVDTGDYIVVINAEQIRVTGAKTTDKIYYSHSGFPGGIKSINFEKLIAKAPERVIETAVKGMLPKNPLGRDMYRKLKVYAGAVHPHTAQQPQELKF; encoded by the coding sequence ATGAAAACTTTTACTGCTAAACCGGAAACAGTACAGCGCGACTGGTTTGTCGTCGACGCTGCAGGTCAGACCCTGGGTCGTCTGGCCACCGAAATCGCGAGCCGTCTGCGTGGCAAGCATAAAGCTGAGTACACTCCTCACGTTGACACCGGCGATTACATCGTCGTTATCAATGCCGAGCAGATTCGTGTAACCGGTGCTAAAACCACCGACAAAATCTACTACTCCCACTCCGGTTTCCCGGGCGGCATCAAGTCGATCAACTTCGAAAAGCTGATCGCTAAAGCCCCTGAGCGCGTGATCGAGACCGCGGTCAAAGGCATGCTGCCTAAGAACCCGCTGGGTCGCGACATGTATCGTAAGCTGAAAGTCTATGCGGGCGCTGTACACCCTCATACTGCTCAGCAGCCCCAAGAACTGAAGTTTTAA
- a CDS encoding NADP(H)-dependent aldo-keto reductase, which yields MDYRQLGRTNLNVSAICLGTMTWGEQNSEAEAFAQIERAKNAGINFIDTAEMYPVPPKAETYATTERYIGNYFKSRGDRADWILASKIAGPGNTIDYIRDKNLRHNRQHITEAVDASLKRLQTDYIDLYQLHWPERSTNFFGQLGYKHKSEANLTPLEDTLEALDEQVKAGKIRHIGLSNETPWGTMRFLALAEARGWPRAVSIQNPYNLLNRSFEVGLAEIAIREQCGLLAYSPLAFGFLSGKYEGGARPPKGRLSLYSRFSRYFNPQSEAACSRYVALAREHGLDPAQMALAFVTQQPFVTSNIIGATTMEQLESNIASFELKLSDEVLEGIEAIHKDHPNPAP from the coding sequence ATGGACTATCGCCAGCTAGGCCGAACCAATCTGAATGTGAGTGCCATCTGCCTCGGAACCATGACCTGGGGCGAGCAAAACAGTGAAGCTGAAGCCTTCGCCCAGATTGAACGGGCCAAAAATGCCGGGATCAATTTCATCGACACCGCCGAAATGTACCCGGTGCCACCCAAGGCCGAAACCTACGCCACCACCGAACGCTACATCGGCAATTACTTCAAAAGTCGCGGTGATCGCGCCGACTGGATCCTCGCCAGCAAGATCGCCGGCCCCGGCAACACCATCGATTACATCCGCGACAAGAACCTGCGCCACAACCGCCAGCACATCACAGAAGCCGTAGATGCCAGCCTCAAGCGCTTGCAAACCGACTACATCGATCTGTATCAACTGCACTGGCCCGAACGCAGCACCAATTTCTTCGGCCAATTGGGCTACAAACACAAGAGCGAAGCCAATCTCACGCCGCTGGAAGACACCCTCGAAGCGCTGGACGAGCAGGTCAAGGCCGGCAAGATCCGCCACATCGGCCTGTCCAACGAAACGCCATGGGGCACCATGCGCTTCCTCGCCCTGGCCGAAGCCCGCGGCTGGCCTCGTGCTGTGTCGATCCAGAACCCGTACAACCTGCTCAACCGCAGCTTTGAAGTCGGCCTGGCAGAAATCGCCATTCGCGAACAATGCGGCCTGCTCGCTTATTCGCCGCTGGCGTTCGGTTTTCTCTCGGGCAAGTACGAAGGTGGCGCGCGCCCACCGAAAGGCCGCCTGAGCCTCTACAGCCGCTTCAGCCGCTATTTCAATCCACAATCGGAAGCAGCGTGCAGCCGTTACGTCGCCCTGGCCCGTGAACACGGTCTGGACCCGGCGCAGATGGCATTGGCATTCGTGACCCAGCAACCGTTCGTCACCAGCAACATCATTGGCGCGACGACGATGGAACAACTGGAGAGCAATATCGCCAGCTTCGAGCTGAAGCTGTCGGATGAAGTGCTGGAGGGGATTGAGGCGATCCACAAGGATCACCCGAACCCGGCGCCTTGA